Proteins from a genomic interval of Rosa chinensis cultivar Old Blush chromosome 2, RchiOBHm-V2, whole genome shotgun sequence:
- the LOC112188834 gene encoding 2-oxoglutarate-dependent dioxygenase AOP3, translating into MGSDHHQVPPKLPVLDFSNKETLKPGTNSWQSARKDVQQALEEFGCFVVLYDRISPDFRNSLLATLQELFDLPTETKMTNKYEAKPLNGYVGQIPKLPLHESMGIDNATSLEETQRFTELMWPGGNDNFCENAYSFAKVAEELDKMVTRMIFESYGVEKCYDSYVGSISYLLRLLKNKLPRENQHNLGFVPHTDKSFTTILYQNNQVHALEVETRNHEWFRVEFPPSSFVVMAGDALMAWSNDRIFSPNHRVVMSTGNENEARYSMAQFAFSNGEIRVPDELVDDEHPLRYKPFDHPGLLRFFRTAEDNSNSAIKAYCGV; encoded by the exons ATGGGTTCTGATCATCATCAAGTGCCCCCAAAGCTTCCAGTCCTAGATTTCTCAAACAAGGAAACTCTGAAGCCTGGCACCAACTCATGGCAATCCGCACGCAAAGATGTTCAACAAGCACTCGAAGAATTTGGCTGCTTTGTAGTTTTGTACGACAGAATCTCTCCGGACTTTCGCAATTCTCTTTTGGCTACTCTGCAAGAGTTGTTTGATCTCCCTACCGAAACTAAAATGACAAACAAATACGAGGCTAAGCCCTTAAATGGGTATGTTGGGCAAATTCCCAAACTCCCTCTCCATGAAAGCATGGGCATCGACAATGCAACTTCTCTGGAGGAAACTCAGAGATTCACAGAGCTCATGTGGCCTGGTGGAAATGATAACTTTTG tGAAAATGCATATTCGTTTGCAAAAGTAGCAGAAGAGTTGGATAAAATGGTGACTAGAATGATATTTGAGAGCTATGGCGTGGAGAAGTGTTATGACTCTTATGTTGGGTCCATCAGTTATCTTCTTCGACTGTTGAAAAACAAATTGCCTCGAGAAAACCAACATAATCTTGGCTTCGTCCCTCACACTGACAAGAGCTTCACAACCATACTCTATCAGAACAATCAGGTTCATGCTTTGGAGGTTGAAACAAGAAACCATGAATGGTTTAGAGTTGAGTTTCCACCTTCATCCTTTGTAGTCATGGCGGGTGATGCACTAATG GCATGGAGTAATGACAGAATATTTTCTCCGAACCACCGAGTTGTAATGAGCACTGGGAATGAAAACGAAGCAAGATACTCTATGGCACAATTTGCATTTAGCAATGGCGAGATACGAGTGCCTGATGAGCTTGTTGATGACGAACACCCCTTACGCTACAAGCCTTTTGATCATCCCGGGTTACTGCGTTTCTTTCGTACTGCTGAAGACAACTCGAACTCTGCTATAAAAGCCTATTGTGGTGTTTGA
- the LOC112184544 gene encoding uncharacterized protein LOC112184544 — MRMLAYGITAHFCDDYLDIAKTTAIEIFEHFTKAIWNVYHETYLCRPTPADLRRLLDKAEERGFPGMVGSLDCMHWQWKNCPTRWAGQYTSYRGKPIIILEAVASYDTWIWHAFFGLPGSLNDINVLGCSPLFNAQCVGETPEVSYQTQHFTRMQEAYRKDMDRAFGILKARWAIIRGPAHGWSKENLQYIMMTCIILHNMIVEDERDEDATQPFDPDDIPTRPRKAEIYKRPEMDTDVHRNPQQLNQFLRLYREVRCPVMNKNLQDDLVDHLWTMKLQADQNQQ; from the exons ATGAGAATGCTCGCATATGGCATCACAGCTCATTTCTGCGATGATTACCTAGATATTGCGAAGACCACTGCCATTGAGATTTTTGAGCACTTCACAAAAGCAATCTGGAATGTTTACCATGAGACTTACCTCTGCCGACCAACACCGGCTGACTTGCGAAGGCTGCTTGACAAAGCTGAAGAACGGGGATTCCCGGGGATGGTCGGTAGCCTTGATTGTATGCACTGGCAGTGGAAAAATTGTCCCACCAGATGGGCAGGGCAGTATACTAGCTACAGAGGTAAACCGATAATCATCTTAGAGGCGGTGGCCTCCTACGATACTTGGATTTGGCATGCCTTCTTCGGACTTCCAGGTTCCCTGAATGATATTAACGTCCTTGGATGTTCACCGTTGTTCAATGCCCAATGCGTTGGTGAAACCCCTGAAGTGAGCTACCAG ACACAACATTTCACAAGGATGCAGGAAGCATACAGAAAAGACATGGATAGAGCATTTGGTATTCTCAAAGCTCGTTGGGCAATCATAAGAGGACCAGCTCATGGGTGGAGTAAGGAGAACCTTCAATACATCATGATGACGTGCATTATCTTGCACAATATGATTGTTGAAGATGAGCGTGATGAAGATGCAACACAGCCATTTGATCCGGATGATATCCCAACCAGACCAAGGAAAGCAGAGATATATAAGAGACCAGAAATGGACACCGATGTTCATCGCAATCCGCAACAACTAAATCAATTCTTGCGTCTTTATAGGGAGGTTAGATGTCCAGTGATGAATAAAAACCTCCAAGACGATCTAGTCGATCACCTATGGACCATGAAGTTACAAGCTGATCAGAACCAGCAGtga
- the LOC112188558 gene encoding probable 2-oxoglutarate-dependent dioxygenase AOP1, with product MGSQTQPAKVPIVDLSKENLKPGTDAWLLASKEVKYALEEYGCFEAIYNKVPLELHNSTFSLLEDLFNLPLEIKMQNTSDRPYHSYFGQYSFLPLYESLGVDNPTTLEGAQRFTSIMWPEGNDEFRESAHSFSKLVAELDEMVTKMVFENYGVERLYEPHMASTTYLLRCFKYRAPQLNETDMGLHPHKDKTFISILHQNEINGLQIKTKDGQWIDVEPSPSSFLVMAGDAFMAWSNDRAHSCDHQVIMKEKKTRYSMGLFAFNSGILQVPEELVDEKHPLLYRPFDHFGFLVFNKTPEGMKSECPIKDYCGV from the exons ATGGGGTCACAAACTCAGCCAGCTAAGGTTCCCATTGTAGATTTATCAAAAGAAAACTTGAAGCCTGGTACGGATGCATGGCTCTTGGCAAGCAAGGAAGTCAAGTATGCTCTAGAAGAGTATGGCTGCTTTGAAGCTATTTACAATAAAGTTCCTCTGGAACTTCACAACTCGACTTTTTCTTTGCTTGAAGACCTTTTCAATCTTCCCTTGGAAATTAAGATGCAGAACACCAGTGACAGGCCTTACCACAGCTATTTCGGACAATATTCCTTCCTTCCTCTCTACGAATCCCTGGGTGTCGATAACCCGACGACATTAGAAGGAGCTCAACGCTTCACAAGTATCATGTGGCCTGAAGGAAATGACGAGTTTCG TGAAAGTGCTCATTCCTTCTCAAAGCTGGTGGCAGAATTGGATGAAATGGTGACAAAAATGGTGTTTGAGAATTATGGTGTGGAGAGGCTCTATGAGCCTCACATGGCATCAACGACTTACCTTCTCAGATGCTTCAAATATAGAGCGCCTCAGCTGAATGAGACTGATATGGGATTGCATCCTCACAAAGATAAGACCTTCATATCCATACTTCATCAAAATGAGATCAATGGTTTGCAGATAAAAACAAAGGACGGCCAATGGATTGATGTGGAACCATCACCTTCATCTTTTCTAGTCATGGCAGGAGACGCATTCATG GCATGGAGCAACGACAGGGCACACTCTTGTGATCACCAAGTCATcatgaaagagaagaaaaccagATACTCCATGGGATTATTCGCATTTAATAGTGGGATTCTGCAAGTACCTGAAGAGTTGGTCGATGAGAAACATCCCTTACTGTACAGGCCTTTCGATCATTTTGGTTTCCTTGTCTTTAATAAGACACCAGAAGGAATGAAATCTGAGTGTCCTATCAAAGACTACTGTGGTGTTTGA